The Cervus elaphus chromosome 32, mCerEla1.1, whole genome shotgun sequence genome window below encodes:
- the LOC122687802 gene encoding beta-defensin 103A-like: MRVYYLLFALLFFFLLPVPGNGGIISGLQRCYCRRRSGQCALIGCLTNEEQIGRCSLSGRKCCRKKK; this comes from the exons ATGAGGGTCTACTACCTTCTCTTTGCATTGCTCTTCTTCTTCTTGCTGCCTGTTCCAG GCAATGGTGGAATCATAAGCGGGTTACAAAGGTGTTACTGCAGAAGAAGAAGCGGCCAGTGTGCTCTGATTGGCTGCCTTACAAATGAGGAACAGATAGGCCGCTGTTCCCTGAGTGGCCGAAAATGCTGccggaagaagaaatga